A stretch of Ferribacterium limneticum DNA encodes these proteins:
- the kdpA gene encoding potassium-transporting ATPase subunit KdpA has protein sequence MSNHAWLLLGLFLVILLLTVKPMGTYIANVMEGRFRLAGKIESPIYRLCGIRPDEEMGWLKYAFAILLFNVLGALAVYALQRLQADLPLNPQAFPAVSPDSAFNTAISFATNTNWQGYGGEATMSYLTQMLALAVQNFLSAATGIVVVIALIRGFARHTAKTVGNAWADLTRITLHILLPISIVYAIFLTSQGVIQNFDAYKDVTTLEVTSFETPKVDDAGQPLKDEKGAVVTEPAQTQTQTLAMGPIASQEAIKMLGTNGGGFLNANSSHPYENPTPLTNFIQMLSIFLIPAALCFTFGRMVGDTRQGWAVLAAMTLMFVALAYAAMHFEQQANPLLTQLGVDASTGNMEGKETRFGIAESGLFATITTLASCGAVNAMHDSFTPLGGLVPLIDMQLGEVVFGGVGTGLYGMLVFAIMAVFIAGLMIGRTPEYLGKKIEAFEMKMVSIAILVTPLLVLVGTAVAVMLADGKAGIANPGAHGFSEILYAFTSAANNNGSAFAGLSANTPFYNVMLGIAMWFGRFGVIVPVLAIAGSLAAKKRIAVGAGTLPTHGPLFVTLLIGTVLLVGLLNYVPALALGPVIEHLVLSAAH, from the coding sequence ATGAGCAATCATGCCTGGTTACTGCTCGGACTTTTTCTGGTCATCCTGTTGCTGACAGTCAAACCCATGGGAACTTACATCGCCAACGTGATGGAAGGTCGCTTCCGGCTGGCCGGCAAGATCGAAAGTCCGATCTATCGCCTGTGCGGTATCCGCCCGGACGAGGAAATGGGCTGGCTGAAATACGCCTTCGCCATTTTGCTGTTCAATGTCCTCGGCGCCCTTGCCGTCTACGCCCTGCAGCGCCTGCAGGCCGATCTGCCGCTCAATCCGCAGGCCTTCCCCGCCGTCAGTCCGGACTCCGCCTTCAACACGGCGATCAGCTTTGCCACCAATACCAACTGGCAGGGCTATGGCGGCGAAGCGACGATGAGCTACCTGACCCAGATGCTGGCGCTGGCCGTGCAGAATTTCCTGTCGGCGGCGACCGGCATCGTCGTCGTCATCGCCCTGATCCGCGGCTTTGCCCGCCATACGGCGAAGACTGTCGGCAATGCCTGGGCCGACCTGACGCGCATCACGCTGCATATCCTGCTGCCGATCTCCATCGTGTACGCAATCTTCCTGACCAGTCAGGGCGTCATCCAGAATTTCGACGCCTACAAGGATGTGACGACGCTGGAAGTGACCAGTTTCGAGACACCCAAAGTCGACGATGCCGGCCAGCCGCTCAAGGATGAAAAGGGCGCTGTCGTCACCGAACCGGCACAGACGCAAACCCAGACGCTGGCCATGGGCCCGATCGCCTCGCAGGAAGCGATCAAGATGCTGGGTACCAACGGTGGCGGTTTCCTCAACGCCAACTCGTCACACCCCTATGAAAACCCGACGCCGCTGACCAACTTCATCCAGATGCTGTCGATCTTCCTGATCCCGGCCGCGCTGTGCTTCACTTTCGGCCGCATGGTCGGCGACACCCGTCAGGGCTGGGCCGTGCTTGCGGCGATGACCCTGATGTTCGTCGCCCTGGCCTATGCTGCGATGCATTTCGAGCAACAGGCCAATCCGCTGCTCACCCAACTGGGCGTCGATGCGTCCACCGGCAACATGGAAGGCAAGGAAACCCGCTTCGGCATCGCCGAATCCGGCCTGTTCGCCACCATCACGACGCTGGCTTCCTGTGGTGCGGTCAACGCCATGCACGACTCGTTCACGCCGCTCGGCGGGCTGGTCCCGCTGATCGACATGCAACTCGGCGAAGTGGTGTTCGGCGGCGTCGGCACCGGCCTCTACGGCATGCTGGTCTTCGCCATCATGGCCGTCTTCATCGCTGGCCTGATGATCGGCCGCACGCCGGAATACCTGGGCAAGAAGATCGAGGCCTTCGAGATGAAGATGGTCTCCATCGCCATCCTGGTTACGCCGTTGCTCGTGCTGGTTGGCACCGCCGTCGCGGTGATGCTCGCCGACGGCAAGGCAGGCATCGCCAACCCGGGCGCCCACGGCTTCTCGGAAATTCTCTATGCCTTTACCTCGGCCGCCAACAACAACGGCAGCGCCTTCGCCGGCCTCTCCGCCAACACGCCGTTCTACAACGTGATGCTCGGTATTGCCATGTGGTTCGGGCGTTTCGGCGTGATCGTGCCGGTGCTCGCCATCGCCGGTTCGCTGGCTGCCAAGAAGCGCATCGCCGTCGGTGCCGGCACCCTGCCGACCCATGGCCCGCTGTTCGTCACGCTGCTGATCGGCACCGTGCTGCTGGTCGGTCTCCTGAATTACGTCCCGGCGCTGGCCCTTGGCCCCGTCATCGAGCACCTTGTGCTCTCGGCCGCTCACTAA
- the kdpB gene encoding potassium-transporting ATPase subunit KdpB — translation MTRKTFTLFDPTLALPAVADAFRKLNPAVQWRNPVMFVVYVGSILTTILWLQALGGQGEAPAGFILMITIWLWFTVLFANFAEALAEGRSKAQAASLRGLKKETWAKKLLEPSFGAKWNLVPAADLRKGDVIVVQAQETIPADGEVIEGVASVDESAITGESAPVIRESGGDFSAVTGGTRVLSDWIVVRVTVNPGETFVDRMIAMVENAKRQKTPNEIALTILLVALTIVFLGVVVTLLPFSMFSVEVAGAGTPISITVLIALLVCLIPTTIAGLLSAIGVAGMSRMMQANVIATSGRAVEAAGDVDVLLMDKTGTITLGNRQASAFLPADGVTETELADAAQLASLADETPEGRSIVVLAKQRFQIRERDIHALDAHFVHFSAHTRMSGVDMAGRQVRKGAADAIKKHVEALGGKFPPSVLGYVEEVARRGSTPLVVADGTRVMGVIELKDIVKGGIKERFAELRKMGIKTVMVTGDNRITAAAIAAEAGVDDFLPEATPEAKLALIREYQSEGRLVAMTGDGTNDAPALAQADVAVAMNTGTQAAKEAGNMVDLDSNPTKLIEVVETGKQMLMTRGSLTTFSIANDIAKYFAIIPAAFVTTYPQLAALNVMGLASPASAILSAVIFNALIIVFLIPLALKGVKYRPLGAATLLRQNLAIYGLGGVIVPFIGIKLIDLAIAAVGLA, via the coding sequence ATGACACGCAAGACTTTTACCCTGTTCGACCCGACGCTGGCCCTGCCGGCCGTCGCCGATGCCTTCCGGAAACTGAATCCGGCCGTGCAATGGCGCAATCCGGTGATGTTCGTCGTCTACGTCGGCAGCATTCTGACCACCATTCTCTGGCTGCAAGCGCTCGGTGGCCAGGGCGAGGCACCGGCCGGTTTTATCCTGATGATCACCATCTGGCTGTGGTTCACCGTCCTTTTCGCCAATTTTGCCGAAGCCCTGGCCGAAGGGCGCAGCAAGGCGCAGGCCGCTTCGCTGCGCGGCCTGAAGAAGGAAACCTGGGCCAAGAAACTGCTTGAGCCAAGTTTTGGCGCCAAGTGGAACCTGGTCCCGGCTGCCGACCTGCGCAAGGGCGACGTCATCGTCGTCCAGGCCCAGGAGACCATTCCGGCTGACGGCGAAGTCATTGAAGGCGTCGCCTCGGTGGACGAATCGGCCATCACCGGCGAATCGGCACCGGTCATCCGCGAATCCGGCGGCGACTTCTCGGCCGTCACCGGCGGCACCCGCGTGCTATCCGACTGGATCGTCGTCCGGGTTACCGTAAATCCGGGCGAAACCTTCGTCGACCGCATGATTGCCATGGTCGAGAACGCCAAGCGCCAGAAGACGCCGAACGAAATTGCCCTGACCATCCTGCTCGTCGCACTGACCATCGTCTTCCTCGGCGTTGTGGTCACCCTGCTGCCCTTCTCGATGTTCAGCGTCGAAGTGGCCGGCGCCGGCACGCCGATCAGCATCACGGTCCTGATTGCCCTGCTCGTCTGCCTGATCCCGACCACCATCGCCGGCCTGCTGTCGGCCATCGGCGTGGCCGGCATGAGCCGCATGATGCAGGCCAACGTCATCGCCACCTCCGGTCGTGCCGTCGAAGCCGCCGGCGACGTCGACGTGCTGCTCATGGACAAGACCGGCACGATCACGCTGGGCAACCGCCAGGCCTCCGCTTTTCTGCCAGCCGATGGTGTGACCGAAACCGAACTGGCCGATGCCGCCCAGCTCGCCTCGCTGGCTGACGAAACGCCGGAAGGGCGCAGCATTGTGGTGCTGGCCAAGCAGCGTTTCCAGATTCGCGAGCGCGACATTCACGCCCTCGATGCCCACTTTGTACACTTCTCGGCCCATACCCGCATGAGCGGGGTGGACATGGCCGGTCGCCAGGTGCGCAAGGGTGCCGCCGATGCCATCAAAAAGCATGTCGAAGCCCTCGGCGGCAAATTCCCGCCATCCGTACTGGGCTATGTCGAAGAAGTCGCCCGTCGCGGCAGCACGCCGCTGGTGGTCGCTGATGGGACGCGCGTCATGGGCGTCATCGAGCTCAAGGACATCGTCAAGGGCGGCATCAAGGAACGCTTCGCCGAACTGCGCAAGATGGGCATCAAGACCGTCATGGTGACCGGTGACAACCGGATCACGGCAGCCGCCATCGCCGCCGAAGCCGGGGTCGACGACTTCCTCCCGGAAGCGACGCCGGAAGCCAAGCTTGCCTTGATTCGCGAGTATCAGTCCGAAGGCCGGCTGGTCGCCATGACCGGCGACGGCACCAACGACGCCCCGGCGCTGGCCCAGGCCGACGTCGCGGTGGCCATGAACACCGGCACGCAAGCGGCCAAGGAAGCCGGCAACATGGTCGACCTCGACTCCAACCCGACCAAGCTGATCGAGGTCGTCGAAACCGGCAAGCAGATGCTGATGACGCGCGGCTCGCTGACTACCTTCAGCATCGCCAACGACATCGCCAAGTATTTCGCGATCATCCCGGCGGCCTTCGTGACGACCTATCCGCAACTCGCCGCGCTCAACGTCATGGGCCTGGCCAGTCCGGCCTCGGCGATCCTGTCGGCAGTGATCTTCAATGCCTTGATCATCGTCTTCCTGATTCCGCTGGCTTTGAAGGGCGTCAAGTACCGCCCGCTCGGCGCTGCGACCCTGCTGCGCCAGAACCTGGCGATCTACGGCCTGGGTGGCGTCATCGTTCCCTTTATCGGCATCAAGCTGATCGACCTGGCGATTGCCGCCGTCGGCCTGGCTTGA
- a CDS encoding hotdog family protein: MTFSNSAFAAGGSGSQRLAYRRRNHATVFESEFKPVGGIIGAGLDEMKWYQPVRADDELYLEIEILEVRPSKSRPEQGMVKARISTFKNLSKVVQIFVANLVVKRNIAQ; this comes from the coding sequence TCAGCAATTCGGCCTTTGCTGCCGGTGGGTCTGGCAGCCAGCGGTTGGCGTACCGCCGCCGTAACCATGCGACTGTTTTCGAAAGTGAATTCAAACCCGTAGGCGGAATCATCGGTGCTGGCTTGGATGAAATGAAGTGGTACCAACCGGTTCGAGCCGATGATGAGCTCTATCTGGAGATCGAGATTCTTGAGGTGCGCCCGTCTAAATCCAGGCCGGAACAAGGCATGGTCAAGGCTCGTATAAGCACATTCAAAAACCTCAGCAAGGTCGTTCAGATTTTTGTGGCTAATCTCGTTGTCAAAAGGAACATTGCGCAATGA
- a CDS encoding GlxA family transcriptional regulator: MPPIRVAVLAYEGVSLFHLSVPGMVFGIEPAPSGLPPYEVRYCAPTPGRIRSDQGVEIEVPDGLELMAKADIVVVPAWNHPEHVAPITLTDALQQANAHGAQVVGLCLGAFVLGDAGLLDGRRATTHWACRELFAQRFPKADFHPDVLYVDDGDVITSAGTVAAIDCCLNLVRQRHGADVANRVARLLVTPPHRQGGQAQYIEQPVPILPSESRLPGVLQWAREHLSEPLSLDVLADIARMSRRTFTRRFREATGTTVVKWLAFERIARAQQLLETTDMPIERVAAEVGFGTALSLRQYFSNQVHTSPSSYRRAFRDARQGVGESEQSA, translated from the coding sequence ATGCCGCCCATCCGCGTCGCTGTCCTCGCCTACGAAGGCGTCAGCCTGTTCCATCTCTCGGTGCCCGGTATGGTGTTCGGCATCGAACCTGCGCCCAGCGGCCTGCCGCCTTACGAAGTGCGGTACTGCGCCCCCACGCCTGGCCGCATACGCAGCGATCAGGGCGTAGAGATTGAGGTGCCCGACGGCCTGGAGTTAATGGCCAAGGCCGATATCGTCGTCGTCCCTGCCTGGAATCACCCGGAACACGTCGCCCCAATTACGTTGACGGATGCGCTGCAACAAGCCAATGCCCACGGTGCCCAGGTTGTAGGACTCTGTCTGGGCGCTTTCGTGTTGGGGGATGCGGGACTACTCGATGGACGGCGTGCAACCACCCATTGGGCCTGCCGTGAGCTTTTCGCACAGCGCTTTCCGAAGGCAGACTTTCATCCCGACGTGCTTTATGTCGATGACGGCGATGTCATCACCTCTGCCGGGACGGTGGCCGCGATTGACTGCTGTCTAAACCTCGTGCGCCAGCGCCACGGGGCCGATGTTGCAAATCGTGTGGCGCGACTGCTGGTGACGCCGCCGCATCGCCAAGGCGGACAGGCGCAATACATCGAACAGCCGGTGCCGATTCTGCCCAGCGAGAGCCGCCTGCCGGGTGTGCTTCAGTGGGCGCGAGAGCATCTTTCAGAGCCACTGTCTTTGGATGTGCTGGCCGATATAGCGCGGATGAGTCGGCGGACTTTTACCCGGCGATTTCGCGAGGCCACCGGCACGACCGTGGTCAAGTGGCTGGCTTTCGAGCGTATCGCGAGAGCGCAGCAATTATTGGAGACAACGGATATGCCGATTGAGCGGGTTGCGGCAGAAGTAGGCTTTGGCACAGCGCTATCGCTACGCCAATATTTTTCGAACCAGGTGCACACATCGCCGTCGTCGTATCGGCGAGCCTTCCGCGACGCTCGGCAGGGAGTTGGTGAATCTGAGCAATCTGCTTGA
- a CDS encoding nuclear transport factor 2 family protein, whose protein sequence is MSNIDIAKNYIKAVQTGNQATLGSLISPDVVWHQPGNNQFSGVHRGMAAVGPMLGKMMETSNGTFAITRADHYMANGDWVAITLEFGGEANGIKLKQPGVDLIRIEGGKIAEVRLFSSNQAQEDAFWGH, encoded by the coding sequence GTGAGCAATATTGACATCGCAAAAAACTACATCAAGGCCGTACAGACTGGCAACCAAGCCACACTGGGGAGCCTCATTTCACCCGATGTTGTTTGGCATCAGCCCGGCAACAATCAGTTTTCCGGCGTGCACCGTGGCATGGCTGCGGTCGGGCCGATGCTGGGCAAAATGATGGAAACGTCGAATGGAACGTTCGCAATCACTCGTGCCGACCACTACATGGCCAATGGCGACTGGGTGGCTATCACCCTGGAGTTCGGTGGCGAAGCAAATGGCATCAAGCTCAAGCAACCCGGTGTGGACCTGATCCGCATCGAAGGGGGCAAGATCGCTGAGGTTCGCCTGTTCTCCAGTAACCAGGCTCAAGAAGACGCATTCTGGGGGCATTAA
- a CDS encoding HIT family protein: MLLHSMLSYSSARLAVEELLNRVFLTESACRPKTAMAELLPDFIDTPPPDSCIFCRLVNGEIPSAKVYEDDSTIAFLDLGQVNPGHVLIAVKRHAATLIDITPEEAAAAMKMMALLYLGPAKTLLPLNLEKLHKEFGRRLESHESNSSNDRTVRIGPTSGSFQNRAVVRVTELPN; this comes from the coding sequence ATGCTGCTGCACTCCATGCTGTCCTACAGTTCAGCGAGATTGGCTGTCGAAGAGCTGCTTAATAGAGTATTTCTGACCGAATCAGCCTGCAGGCCGAAGACCGCAATGGCCGAATTGTTGCCTGATTTCATCGACACACCCCCGCCTGACTCCTGCATATTTTGTCGTCTGGTAAATGGCGAGATCCCGTCTGCCAAAGTGTATGAGGATGATTCAACTATTGCCTTTTTGGACCTTGGCCAAGTCAACCCTGGGCATGTCCTGATTGCAGTCAAGCGCCACGCCGCCACTCTGATTGACATCACACCTGAAGAGGCGGCTGCGGCCATGAAAATGATGGCATTGCTTTATCTTGGCCCCGCAAAGACCCTTCTGCCACTCAACTTGGAGAAGTTGCACAAAGAATTCGGCAGGCGTTTGGAGAGTCATGAATCTAACAGCAGTAATGACCGGACTGTTCGCATTGGGCCGACCTCCGGCAGCTTCCAAAATCGAGCGGTTGTTCGAGTGACTGAATTGCCGAATTGA
- a CDS encoding cysteine hydrolase family protein, with protein sequence MSKRAVVVVDLQNEYLPTGKLPLVGIEAALANAARIISSARAKSELLIHVRHEFATPDAPVFVPGSDGAQIIPAVAPIAGEPVVVKNYPNSFRDTGLKQMLDEQGVTELVVIGAMSHMCVEATTRAAADFGYPVTVVHDACATMDLQFGATVVPAAQVHATAMAALAFAYGTITSTAEYLAQI encoded by the coding sequence ATGAGCAAACGAGCAGTCGTCGTCGTAGACCTTCAAAACGAGTACCTGCCCACTGGCAAGCTGCCACTGGTCGGGATCGAAGCTGCCCTGGCAAACGCCGCTCGCATCATTTCCTCGGCGCGCGCCAAGAGCGAATTGCTCATCCATGTCCGGCATGAGTTCGCAACGCCCGATGCGCCTGTTTTTGTGCCGGGAAGCGATGGCGCGCAGATCATCCCCGCCGTCGCCCCGATCGCCGGCGAACCGGTCGTCGTCAAGAACTACCCCAACTCGTTCCGCGACACGGGGCTGAAGCAGATGTTGGACGAACAGGGCGTCACAGAACTGGTGGTGATTGGTGCGATGAGCCACATGTGCGTGGAAGCCACCACCCGCGCCGCCGCCGACTTCGGCTACCCCGTCACTGTGGTGCACGATGCTTGCGCAACGATGGATCTCCAATTCGGCGCAACAGTGGTGCCCGCAGCCCAGGTGCATGCCACCGCGATGGCGGCACTGGCATTCGCATACGGCACGATCACCAGCACAGCCGAGTACCTGGCGCAGATCTGA
- a CDS encoding MBL fold metallo-hydrolase — MKSPQSLSTTCSLMCALLLGIGIAGTVQAHEAGHAHSAKAKAATRQVGFQLIRNATMKLTYAGTTFLIDPMLAVKGAYKGFDGTPRSELRNPLVDLPVPIADVLKADAIILSHIHEDHWDPAARYLVPRTMTIFTQDEKDAAKVREDGFTDVRVLTEEGLDFKGTRLIKTLGKHGSNHFFAVPQLAELLGDVMGIVFVRPNHPTAYVAGDTIWNKNVEDALTRYQPDVVFLNTGYAQVNGFDGSIIMGKDDVARAYRFSPKASIVGVHMESVNHAMLTREELRTFINEQKLDKRRVLVPDDGQSYRF; from the coding sequence ATGAAATCACCCCAATCTTTAAGCACCACATGCAGCCTGATGTGTGCACTGCTGCTCGGCATCGGCATTGCCGGTACGGTTCAAGCGCATGAAGCCGGTCACGCCCACTCTGCCAAAGCGAAGGCTGCGACTCGGCAGGTCGGATTTCAACTGATCCGCAATGCCACGATGAAACTCACCTATGCAGGCACCACCTTCCTGATCGACCCCATGCTGGCTGTCAAAGGTGCCTACAAAGGCTTTGATGGCACGCCGCGAAGCGAATTGCGCAATCCGCTGGTTGATCTGCCGGTGCCGATTGCCGACGTACTCAAAGCCGACGCGATCATCCTGAGTCATATTCACGAAGACCACTGGGACCCGGCCGCGCGCTATCTGGTACCGCGTACGATGACCATTTTTACCCAGGATGAAAAGGATGCAGCCAAGGTGCGCGAGGACGGTTTCACCGATGTACGCGTACTTACCGAAGAGGGTCTTGATTTCAAGGGTACCCGTCTGATCAAAACTCTCGGCAAACACGGCAGCAACCACTTCTTTGCCGTACCCCAGTTGGCCGAGCTTCTCGGCGACGTGATGGGCATCGTGTTCGTTCGCCCGAACCATCCCACCGCCTATGTGGCTGGCGACACCATATGGAACAAGAATGTCGAAGACGCTCTCACCCGCTATCAACCTGATGTTGTGTTCCTCAACACTGGGTACGCCCAGGTCAATGGTTTCGATGGATCCATCATCATGGGCAAGGACGATGTGGCGCGCGCCTACCGGTTCTCGCCCAAGGCCAGTATCGTCGGAGTCCACATGGAGTCGGTTAACCACGCCATGCTTACGCGCGAGGAGCTGCGTACCTTCATCAACGAGCAAAAACTGGACAAGCGACGCGTCTTGGTGCCTGACGATGGGCAGAGTTATCGATTCTGA
- the kdpF gene encoding K(+)-transporting ATPase subunit F: protein MTWLFILSGAVAVGLLVYLIAALINPENFS, encoded by the coding sequence ATGACCTGGCTTTTCATTCTTAGCGGCGCCGTCGCCGTTGGCCTGCTGGTCTATCTGATCGCCGCGCTGATCAACCCGGAGAACTTCTCATGA